A region of Peromyscus maniculatus bairdii isolate BWxNUB_F1_BW_parent chromosome 7, HU_Pman_BW_mat_3.1, whole genome shotgun sequence DNA encodes the following proteins:
- the Crabp1 gene encoding cellular retinoic acid-binding protein 1 translates to MPNFAGTWKMRSSENFDELLKALGVNAMLRKVAVAAASKPHVEIRQDGDQFYIKTSTTVRTTEINFKVGEGFEEETVDGRKCRSLPTWENENKIHCTQTLLEGDGPKTYWTRELANDELILTFGADDVVCTRIYVRE, encoded by the exons atgcccaacttcgCCGGTACCTGGAAGATGCGCAGCAGCGAGAATTTCGACGAGCTCCTCAAGGCGCTGG GTGTGAACGCCATGCTGAGGAAGGTGGCCGTGGCGGCTGCGTCCAAGCCGCACGTGGAGATCCGCCAGGACGGGGATCAGTTCTATATCAAGACATCCACCACCGTGCGCACCACGGAGATCAACTTCAAGGTCGGAGAGGGCTTCGAGGAGGAGACAGTGGACGGACGCAAGTGCAGG AGTTTACCCACTTGGGAGAATGAGAACAAGATTCACTGCACACAAACCCTTCTGGAGGGGGATGGCCCCAAAACCTACTGGACCCGAGAGCTGGCCAACGATGAGCTGATCCTG ACATTTGGCGCCGATGATGTGGTGTGCACAAGAATTTATGTCCGGGAGTAA